In one window of Bacillota bacterium DNA:
- a CDS encoding quinate 5-dehydrogenase, which produces MKHIVGISLGSSERDHMVTVELKGEQYKIERIGTDGNMKKMIEKIEELDGKVDAFGLGGMDLYIYAVDRRYEIRDARRIVRAARKTPIVDGSGLKNTLERRAIEYLAENTDIFESPRKVLLMCAMDRLGMAQALEKAGCIMTYGDLPYILGVPKSLSSLKTLAAIARILAPIVGQLPFTMIYPTGEKQTVNKPRFTKYFLENEIIAGDFHFIHRYMPEQLPGRIIITNTVTRSDIDFLKNRGVKTLITTTPEMEGRSFGTNVMEALLVCMGGGKNELSEEQYNQLLKEINLVPRIVNLQG; this is translated from the coding sequence TTGAAACACATTGTGGGGATTAGCCTCGGTTCATCAGAAAGAGATCACATGGTTACCGTTGAATTAAAAGGCGAGCAGTACAAGATTGAACGAATCGGTACTGACGGCAATATGAAGAAAATGATTGAAAAAATTGAAGAGCTCGATGGAAAGGTCGATGCTTTCGGTCTTGGTGGGATGGATTTATACATATATGCTGTTGACCGTCGTTATGAGATACGTGATGCACGGAGGATTGTCAGGGCAGCCCGGAAAACTCCGATTGTCGATGGTTCCGGCCTGAAAAATACCCTGGAACGCCGGGCAATTGAGTATCTTGCAGAAAATACCGATATCTTTGAATCCCCACGAAAAGTACTCCTCATGTGTGCCATGGACAGGCTCGGTATGGCCCAGGCTTTGGAAAAGGCTGGTTGCATAATGACTTATGGAGATCTACCATATATCCTTGGAGTTCCCAAATCCCTCTCTTCTTTGAAAACACTTGCGGCCATTGCCAGGATCCTGGCACCCATCGTCGGCCAGCTCCCCTTCACGATGATTTATCCCACAGGAGAAAAACAGACCGTTAACAAGCCGCGGTTCACCAAATACTTTCTTGAAAATGAGATAATCGCCGGTGACTTTCATTTTATCCATCGCTATATGCCGGAACAGCTACCCGGTAGAATTATAATAACGAATACAGTAACCAGATCTGACATTGATTTTTTGAAAAACAGGGGAGTAAAAACCTTGATCACAACTACTCCTGAAATGGAAGGGCGTTCCTTTGGAACAAATGTGATGGAAGCCCTTCTGGTTTGTATGGGCGGGGGTAAAAATGAACTGAGTGAAGAACAATATAATCAGCTTTTAAAAGAAATCAACCTGGTGCCCAGAATTGTTAATCTTCAGGGATAA
- a CDS encoding CoA protein activase, whose amino-acid sequence MKVGFGHMGTLTPIIEMILEDLGHESITPYRPTRQTLALGAKYSPEFACIPFKIVLGTYIECLQRGADTLASGGGYGPCRAGLYGELHHRILRDIGYDPDFIFFWPPLRKPGHFIRQLKKLKGSHSWAYLWRTIKRAYTKLSVIDDLEMTTQSVRARECTHGTTSKAFNKALDMVREAKTYPEIVEAGAEAGKLLKQVPHDESKQPLKVGIIGEIYVQLEPFANFYLEEQLGHMGVEVRRSIYLTSYTKHDVLSTKGDMGSRRLAMPYLGQKIGGHGQNSVGDIIRYSKIGYDGVVQLAPFSCIPEIVAKSLVPHLTKEYGIPVLTLFIDEQTGAAGVQTRLEAFVDLMEQRRSRSLGLGA is encoded by the coding sequence ATGAAGGTTGGGTTCGGACATATGGGAACATTAACCCCTATTATAGAAATGATTCTTGAAGACCTTGGACATGAATCGATAACACCTTACCGCCCTACTCGCCAGACCTTGGCTTTGGGCGCTAAATATTCGCCGGAGTTTGCCTGTATCCCCTTTAAGATAGTTTTGGGAACATATATTGAGTGTTTGCAGCGTGGAGCCGATACACTGGCCAGTGGTGGGGGGTATGGTCCTTGCAGGGCCGGCCTCTATGGTGAACTGCATCACCGAATTTTACGAGATATAGGTTATGATCCCGACTTTATCTTTTTCTGGCCTCCGCTCCGCAAACCTGGTCACTTTATCCGGCAGTTAAAAAAACTCAAAGGCAGTCATTCCTGGGCATACCTTTGGAGAACAATAAAAAGAGCTTATACCAAGCTCTCAGTTATTGATGATTTAGAAATGACGACGCAGAGTGTTAGAGCCCGGGAATGTACCCATGGGACGACATCAAAAGCTTTTAATAAAGCGCTGGACATGGTGCGTGAGGCTAAGACCTATCCTGAAATCGTGGAAGCCGGTGCAGAAGCAGGGAAGCTTCTAAAGCAGGTTCCACATGATGAAAGTAAGCAGCCGCTGAAAGTAGGCATCATCGGAGAGATTTATGTTCAACTGGAACCGTTCGCCAACTTCTATCTTGAAGAACAACTCGGCCACATGGGCGTTGAAGTAAGGCGCAGCATTTATTTAACCAGTTATACAAAACATGATGTTCTTTCAACAAAAGGTGATATGGGCAGCAGACGATTGGCTATGCCATATCTTGGTCAGAAAATCGGTGGTCACGGTCAAAACAGTGTTGGTGATATTATTCGTTATTCAAAGATAGGGTATGATGGAGTTGTCCAGCTTGCTCCCTTTTCTTGTATTCCTGAAATAGTTGCCAAAAGTCTTGTTCCTCATTTGACGAAAGAATATGGTATTCCTGTTCTCACCCTTTTTATTGATGAGCAGACCGGAGCAGCAGGGGTACAAACCAGACTCGAAGCATTTGTTGATTTGATGGAACAACGTCGATCAAGAAGCCTCGGTCTTGGCGCTTAA
- a CDS encoding ABC transporter permease — protein MLSLLKSFYTNFGLPRLIILGFFLLLCFMAVVLDINFPDLMSSSLVRIAMNGVLVLAILPSIACGTGPNFGVSLGILCGLVGGLISMENQFDGYTNFMMAIIFSLPFAVIVGFGYGWLMNKVKGSEMMFAMFIGWSAVSLMKIFWLLAPFNNPEMAWPIGRGVRVTISLVNRGLAQLLNSTWSFTVGGVVIPTGLILFFLFCCLLVWLFMRTKTGVAMQAAGDNPRFATAAGINVDGQRIIGSIVSTILGAVGILVYAQSFGFYQLYEGPHFMPMIAVAAILIGGASIKKASIANVIIGVVLFQGILVVAMPVFNIFTQDMASMAEISRVVIQNGIILYALTQIVSGGD, from the coding sequence ATGCTGAGTTTATTGAAAAGCTTTTATACCAATTTTGGACTGCCCAGGTTGATCATATTAGGCTTCTTCCTTCTTTTATGTTTCATGGCTGTAGTGCTTGACATAAATTTTCCTGATTTAATGTCTTCAAGTTTGGTCAGGATTGCCATGAATGGAGTTCTTGTCCTGGCCATCCTGCCTTCAATTGCCTGTGGAACGGGACCTAACTTTGGTGTCTCGCTGGGTATCTTATGCGGCCTGGTCGGTGGATTGATTTCCATGGAGAATCAGTTCGATGGGTATACAAATTTTATGATGGCCATAATCTTTTCCCTTCCTTTTGCGGTAATTGTCGGCTTCGGTTACGGTTGGCTGATGAACAAGGTAAAGGGTTCGGAAATGATGTTTGCCATGTTTATCGGATGGTCTGCTGTTTCTCTGATGAAAATATTTTGGCTGCTTGCTCCATTCAATAACCCGGAAATGGCCTGGCCGATTGGCCGTGGTGTTCGCGTAACCATATCACTTGTTAACCGCGGTTTAGCGCAACTTCTTAACAGTACGTGGTCGTTTACTGTTGGTGGTGTAGTTATTCCAACTGGTTTGATCCTGTTTTTTCTTTTTTGCTGCCTGCTTGTCTGGTTGTTCATGAGAACAAAAACAGGAGTGGCCATGCAGGCTGCCGGAGATAATCCGCGTTTTGCTACTGCAGCCGGAATAAATGTTGATGGGCAGCGTATCATTGGGTCAATTGTTTCTACTATACTCGGAGCCGTTGGTATACTAGTTTATGCACAAAGTTTTGGTTTTTATCAGCTATATGAGGGCCCGCATTTTATGCCCATGATTGCTGTTGCTGCGATCCTTATTGGAGGGGCATCGATTAAAAAGGCATCGATTGCCAATGTGATTATCGGGGTTGTTCTCTTCCAGGGTATTCTGGTTGTTGCCATGCCTGTCTTTAATATCTTTACCCAGGATATGGCCAGCATGGCTGAAATCTCAAGGGTCGTTATTCAGAATGGTATTATTCTCTACGCTCTAACGCAAATTGTTTCGGGGGGGGATTAA
- the dusB gene encoding tRNA dihydrouridine synthase DusB gives MSLTFGSIKISPGLALAPMAGITNHPFRLIAKEQGCPLVYTEMISAKGVVYNGRRTYNLFYHTDQERPIGFQIFGSDPVIMAEAASIIENVGADFIDLNLGCPTRKITRNSEGGALMREPKLCSSIFRAVVSAVNCPVTVKLRKGWNEYFTNVVDVARRAEAEGIGAVTVHGRTVEQGYSGRADWDSITAVKAALTIPVIGNGDINSPQAAEAMFRYTGCDGIMIGRAARGNPWIFNSVRAKLEGKPEPQEPTLTEIVHMIYKHFMLLNNFKGEILAAREMRRHANWYIRGIPGAAAIRHKLTAITSYDELKAILEEFLKKV, from the coding sequence ATGTCCCTCACTTTTGGTTCAATCAAAATTTCACCCGGCCTGGCTTTAGCCCCGATGGCCGGTATAACCAATCACCCGTTTCGCCTTATAGCCAAAGAGCAGGGATGTCCTCTGGTTTACACAGAAATGATCAGTGCCAAGGGTGTCGTCTATAATGGAAGGCGTACGTATAACCTTTTTTACCATACAGATCAAGAACGGCCTATTGGCTTTCAGATCTTTGGATCAGATCCTGTAATCATGGCTGAAGCAGCTTCTATCATTGAAAATGTAGGTGCTGATTTTATTGATCTTAACCTGGGCTGCCCGACAAGAAAAATAACCCGCAATAGTGAAGGTGGAGCCCTGATGCGTGAACCGAAATTATGCAGCAGCATTTTCAGGGCTGTGGTATCTGCTGTAAACTGTCCGGTTACTGTCAAACTGCGTAAAGGCTGGAACGAATATTTTACAAATGTAGTGGATGTAGCAAGAAGAGCAGAAGCAGAAGGAATTGGCGCTGTAACCGTTCACGGGCGGACTGTCGAACAGGGTTACAGCGGCAGGGCCGATTGGGACTCGATTACTGCTGTTAAAGCTGCTTTAACTATTCCGGTAATCGGTAATGGGGATATTAATTCGCCTCAGGCTGCTGAAGCTATGTTCAGGTATACCGGTTGTGATGGAATCATGATCGGGAGGGCTGCCAGGGGCAATCCATGGATCTTTAACTCTGTCAGGGCAAAACTTGAGGGTAAACCTGAACCACAAGAACCTACACTTACTGAAATTGTTCACATGATCTATAAACATTTTATGCTCCTGAATAATTTTAAAGGTGAAATTTTAGCAGCCCGCGAAATGCGTCGACATGCAAACTGGTATATACGGGGGATCCCGGGCGCTGCCGCTATAAGACATAAGCTGACTGCCATTACAAGTTATGATGAGCTTAAAGCAATTCTTGAAGAATTTCTGAAAAAGGTCTGA
- a CDS encoding transcriptional regulator, whose translation MNTDRIFRIGEKMVSLEKASRIVEKALDLREQGYSQQESAKRLQLDRSFVSRLESVGEIRKGNRVAVIGFPLANRDTIADICRAAGLDFYLLMTNEERWDMVRDKQALDFFNRVLELVKRLREFDTLIMITSDKWRQLAEALLDIQIVYINLGSTPIQEDREVNLDLFNQTLDMVLNRDQERREIKTVETHCGD comes from the coding sequence ATGAATACAGACCGTATATTCAGGATTGGCGAAAAGATGGTTAGCCTTGAAAAAGCAAGCAGGATCGTGGAAAAAGCGCTCGACCTTCGCGAACAGGGATATTCTCAACAGGAATCGGCTAAACGGTTGCAGCTGGATCGCAGTTTTGTTTCCCGTCTTGAATCGGTAGGTGAGATTCGCAAGGGGAACCGGGTTGCCGTCATCGGCTTTCCTCTGGCCAATAGGGATACTATTGCAGATATATGCCGTGCTGCAGGACTTGATTTCTACCTGCTCATGACCAATGAAGAACGTTGGGATATGGTTCGCGACAAACAGGCTCTTGATTTTTTCAATCGAGTGCTAGAACTCGTGAAGCGTTTAAGAGAATTTGATACCCTGATTATGATTACCTCTGATAAATGGCGGCAGCTTGCAGAAGCTCTGCTGGATATTCAGATTGTATATATCAATCTTGGCTCTACCCCGATCCAGGAAGACCGGGAGGTAAACCTAGACCTTTTTAATCAAACACTTGATATGGTTCTAAATCGAGATCAGGAACGAAGGGAGATCAAAACTGTTGAAACACATTGTGGGGATTAG
- a CDS encoding ABC transporter permease, with translation MSKKAADIHTKKPTSKYKKAVVEFLTKHMVTIMFIVLSIIGLYLSGMNSTLYLTDIISRVSRNSFLVLALIIPVIAGMGLNFSIVLGAMAAQAIIIFVTDWGVVGFPGILLCIVLVTPLSILLGYMTGKLFNRTKGQEMITGLILGFFAAGIYWFIFLQLVGGVIPMDNEVLLLSSGVGIRTTIDLTGGLRYGLDDVYRLSLPIMIVIIGGIMALYQGVSFIGSDKEGDAKSRFYFGIVLAVAFIVGGIIIISSGSMINNIRVPVATWIAIAGLCIFLTFFSRTKLGQDMRTVGQDRHIAAVSGIEVDKVRIIAIIFSTVFASWGHIIFLQNMGAWSTYGSHEQIGFYAIAAILIGGATVSKATIGQALLGVFLFHTLFIVAPAAGRELYGDAQIGEYFRVFVAYGVIGAALALHAWKTRLQSKQKLGA, from the coding sequence ATGAGTAAAAAAGCAGCTGATATACATACAAAAAAGCCAACTTCAAAATATAAAAAAGCAGTGGTTGAATTTCTGACGAAACACATGGTTACCATAATGTTCATAGTTTTAAGTATTATAGGACTTTACCTATCAGGAATGAATTCCACGCTCTATCTTACTGATATTATCTCCCGTGTTTCCCGAAATTCATTTTTGGTCCTGGCTCTAATCATCCCTGTCATTGCAGGGATGGGTTTAAACTTTTCAATAGTTTTGGGCGCAATGGCTGCCCAGGCAATCATTATTTTCGTTACCGATTGGGGGGTAGTCGGTTTTCCCGGTATTTTGCTCTGTATCGTTCTGGTTACCCCTCTTTCTATACTTTTGGGTTATATGACCGGTAAACTTTTTAACAGGACCAAAGGTCAGGAAATGATCACCGGGTTAATCCTTGGTTTTTTTGCTGCCGGCATCTACTGGTTTATCTTCCTCCAGCTGGTTGGTGGCGTTATACCTATGGATAACGAAGTCCTGTTGCTTAGTTCTGGAGTTGGGATCAGAACCACTATAGACCTTACAGGTGGCCTGCGCTACGGCTTAGATGACGTATACAGGTTGTCACTGCCCATTATGATAGTGATCATAGGTGGTATAATGGCCTTGTATCAGGGAGTTAGCTTCATCGGATCAGATAAAGAAGGTGATGCAAAATCCCGTTTTTACTTTGGAATTGTCCTTGCTGTGGCCTTTATAGTTGGAGGGATCATTATTATATCAAGCGGGTCTATGATCAATAATATTCGTGTTCCAGTGGCTACATGGATTGCCATTGCCGGACTATGTATTTTTCTGACCTTCTTTTCCCGCACCAAACTTGGACAGGATATGAGAACTGTTGGACAGGATCGTCATATAGCTGCCGTTTCGGGAATCGAAGTTGATAAAGTGAGGATTATTGCTATAATATTCTCCACAGTATTTGCCTCATGGGGCCATATAATTTTTCTACAGAATATGGGTGCCTGGAGTACTTACGGTAGCCATGAGCAGATTGGTTTCTATGCTATTGCAGCTATATTGATCGGAGGAGCTACTGTTTCAAAGGCTACTATTGGACAGGCATTGCTGGGGGTTTTTCTATTTCATACCCTCTTTATCGTAGCTCCTGCAGCCGGACGGGAGCTGTATGGAGATGCACAGATTGGAGAATACTTCCGGGTATTTGTCGCTTATGGGGTTATTGGTGCTGCCCTGGCTTTACATGCCTGGAAAACAAGATTGCAGAGCAAGCAGAAGCTAGGGGCATAA
- the lysS gene encoding lysine--tRNA ligase → MMEQEQQMSELLQVRRRKMEELRKRGIEPFGSKFEADHYSNEIIDHFDSLEGKNVTVAGRLISFRSHGKATFAHLQDYHGQIQVYFRKDDLGDEKYDILELVDIGDFLGITGEVFRTQRGEITIKVTDFTYLSKALRPLPEKWHGLKDVELRYRQRYVDLIVNQEVKQTFINRSRIISTMRQLLNEWGFLEVETPIMQTIAGGALARPFITHHNALDIKLYLRIATELHLKRLLVGGLDKVYEIGRIFRNEGISTIHNPEFTSVEIYQNYADYEDMMRITENLIFQIAVKVFGTGKLTFQGKELDLTPPWPRESMIEVVRKYSGVDFSQLPDATAAFDAARKAGLELDKGMSWGDILYLFFEEFCEEQLISPIFVTGFPIEVSPLAKKMPEDPRLTIRFEGFIAGWEIANAFTELNDPIDQRERFEQQLSRREAGDDEAHVMDEDFITALEYGMPPAGGLGIGIDRMIMLLTDNISIRDVILFPTLRPKQAGE, encoded by the coding sequence ATGATGGAGCAGGAACAACAAATGAGTGAACTGCTGCAGGTCAGGCGGCGGAAAATGGAAGAATTAAGGAAAAGAGGCATAGAGCCTTTCGGTTCAAAGTTTGAAGCAGATCATTATTCAAATGAAATTATAGATCATTTTGATTCCCTGGAAGGAAAGAATGTTACCGTTGCTGGTCGGCTGATCAGCTTCCGCTCCCACGGCAAAGCTACATTTGCCCACCTTCAGGATTATCATGGGCAAATTCAAGTTTATTTTAGGAAAGATGATCTCGGGGATGAAAAATATGACATCCTCGAGCTGGTTGATATTGGTGATTTTCTCGGTATAACCGGCGAGGTTTTCAGAACCCAGCGCGGAGAGATCACCATCAAGGTCACAGACTTTACCTATTTATCCAAGGCTTTGCGTCCGCTGCCAGAAAAATGGCATGGTTTAAAAGATGTGGAGCTGCGTTACCGGCAGAGATACGTTGACCTGATTGTTAATCAGGAAGTAAAACAGACATTTATAAACCGCAGCCGTATTATTTCTACCATGCGTCAATTGTTGAATGAATGGGGATTTTTGGAAGTGGAAACCCCGATCATGCAGACCATAGCCGGTGGTGCTTTAGCCCGTCCTTTCATAACCCACCATAATGCGCTGGATATAAAGCTTTATCTGCGTATAGCAACCGAGCTCCATCTGAAAAGGCTCCTGGTAGGTGGACTTGATAAGGTATACGAAATAGGGCGGATCTTTCGCAACGAAGGCATCTCAACTATCCATAACCCTGAATTTACTTCTGTTGAGATTTACCAGAATTACGCCGACTATGAAGATATGATGAGGATTACCGAAAATCTTATTTTCCAGATTGCAGTAAAAGTCTTCGGTACCGGTAAGCTTACCTTTCAGGGGAAGGAACTGGATCTTACTCCTCCCTGGCCGCGTGAGTCAATGATCGAAGTTGTTCGTAAATATTCAGGAGTTGATTTCTCTCAACTTCCGGATGCTACTGCTGCCTTTGATGCTGCCAGGAAAGCCGGCCTTGAACTGGACAAAGGGATGTCCTGGGGCGATATTCTCTACCTGTTTTTCGAGGAATTTTGTGAAGAACAGCTTATCTCGCCTATTTTTGTTACCGGGTTTCCCATCGAGGTATCGCCTCTGGCCAAAAAGATGCCTGAAGACCCCCGCCTGACTATCCGTTTTGAAGGCTTTATAGCCGGTTGGGAGATTGCCAATGCCTTTACCGAGCTGAACGACCCCATCGACCAGCGCGAAAGATTTGAACAGCAGCTATCAAGGCGTGAAGCAGGTGACGATGAGGCTCATGTGATGGATGAAGACTTTATCACTGCGCTTGAATACGGGATGCCCCCGGCAGGTGGTTTGGGAATCGGAATCGACAGGATGATCATGCTTTTAACCGACAATATCTCTATCCGGGATGTAATTCTTTTCCCCACCCTTCGGCCGAAACAGGCCGGAGAATAA
- a CDS encoding M20/M25/M40 family metallo-hydrolase codes for MKLTPENVLSDLIRINSSNPPGNETAVAVYLKKLFADFGVDGEVIEPETGRGSFIARIGKGSKRLLFVSHIDVVPAGDDWDFDPFGGEIKDGIIYGRGSLDCKDLTAAQVVSALELFSEGLPLNGELIIAAMADEEKGGTLGAGYLIDKYPEKLMADYAINEGAEQPIFQGDKMIYFFQVGEKGIAWCKLRAKGVAGHGSVPTLADNAVVKLARALSKLHEYRSQVVLIPEVEKLLGKLAVLCGANSSSVSPEKVDKMLEEMGLNKAFTETLRSMTRMTISPNIIQGGTKTNIVPDFCEAEVDIRILPGQDKAYVEKELRPVIGEEIEIEFTEYQMPTFSSADDPFYKLMETVTLDMAGSDAICLPAISAGSTDSKYLRSAGIPSYGIGHMDKNYDQQARITVHGRNERNDVASLRFKTAFLKKLARRYLA; via the coding sequence TTGAAACTTACCCCAGAAAATGTGTTAAGTGATCTGATTCGTATAAATAGTTCAAATCCACCGGGTAATGAGACAGCAGTAGCAGTTTACCTGAAGAAACTATTTGCTGATTTCGGAGTTGATGGCGAGGTTATCGAGCCTGAAACAGGACGAGGCAGTTTTATAGCCCGGATCGGAAAAGGCTCGAAACGCCTGCTATTTGTTTCTCACATAGATGTTGTCCCGGCCGGTGATGACTGGGATTTTGACCCATTTGGCGGTGAAATTAAAGACGGCATTATATATGGGCGGGGTTCATTGGACTGTAAGGACCTTACAGCGGCCCAGGTTGTTTCTGCTTTGGAACTGTTCTCTGAAGGTCTGCCTTTGAACGGTGAACTGATTATCGCGGCTATGGCCGATGAAGAAAAGGGCGGCACGCTTGGAGCAGGCTACCTGATCGATAAATACCCTGAAAAACTGATGGCTGATTACGCTATTAATGAAGGCGCTGAGCAGCCAATCTTTCAGGGAGATAAGATGATCTACTTTTTCCAGGTTGGGGAGAAGGGGATTGCCTGGTGTAAATTGAGAGCGAAAGGTGTTGCAGGCCACGGTTCAGTCCCAACACTTGCCGACAATGCCGTGGTTAAGCTTGCCCGGGCGTTGAGTAAACTTCATGAATACCGCTCGCAAGTAGTATTGATCCCGGAAGTCGAGAAATTATTGGGTAAACTTGCTGTACTCTGTGGGGCTAATAGTAGTTCTGTAAGTCCGGAAAAGGTTGACAAAATGCTTGAAGAAATGGGACTGAATAAAGCGTTTACAGAAACTCTGCGTTCCATGACCCGAATGACAATATCACCTAACATTATACAGGGTGGGACAAAAACGAACATAGTGCCTGATTTTTGCGAAGCGGAAGTAGATATCAGGATTTTACCCGGACAGGATAAAGCTTATGTTGAAAAAGAGTTGCGCCCGGTTATCGGTGAGGAAATAGAAATTGAATTTACCGAATATCAAATGCCAACATTTTCCAGTGCCGATGATCCATTCTATAAACTGATGGAGACAGTTACACTGGATATGGCTGGTTCCGATGCGATTTGTCTGCCGGCAATCTCAGCTGGCTCAACAGATTCTAAATACCTGCGTAGTGCCGGGATACCTTCCTATGGTATTGGTCATATGGATAAAAATTATGACCAGCAGGCGAGGATTACAGTTCACGGCAGGAATGAACGTAATGATGTTGCCAGCCTGCGTTTCAAAACCGCATTCCTCAAAAAACTGGCTCGCCGGTACCTTGCTTAA
- the greA gene encoding transcription elongation factor GreA, translating into MEKTNDELLLTKGGLDKLEKELNHLRSVKRKEIAARIKEAISFGDITDNSEYEDAKNEQAFIEGRIITLEKMLRRARILEKEDNDDLHIVLGSTVILKDLDLNEKQEYTLVSTAEADPTDKKISNESPVGKAIMGRTVGEQVEIKVPAGTVKYKIEAVN; encoded by the coding sequence ATGGAAAAAACAAATGATGAGTTACTACTGACAAAAGGCGGTTTGGATAAACTGGAGAAAGAGTTAAACCATCTTCGAAGTGTTAAACGTAAGGAAATTGCTGCGCGCATCAAGGAAGCCATATCGTTTGGCGACATAACAGATAACTCTGAATATGAAGATGCCAAGAATGAACAGGCCTTCATCGAGGGTAGAATTATCACCCTGGAAAAAATGCTGAGAAGAGCGCGTATACTGGAAAAAGAGGACAATGATGATCTTCATATTGTGCTTGGTTCGACGGTGATACTTAAAGATCTGGACCTTAATGAAAAACAAGAATATACACTGGTTAGTACTGCTGAAGCGGATCCGACAGATAAGAAAATCTCGAATGAATCACCGGTCGGAAAAGCGATTATGGGCAGGACTGTTGGTGAGCAGGTAGAAATTAAGGTTCCTGCCGGAACTGTAAAGTATAAAATTGAAGCAGTAAACTAA